Below is a genomic region from Bradyrhizobium sp. 1(2017).
GAGAGCACCGCCGCCTGACCACACGCGATCGCAACGGCCGCGCGAGCGGCCGAGCCGCACAACGACAACAGCCCCGGATCATCTCCGGGGCCGTTGTCGTCTCAGGCCTGCATCGGCGCTACTGCGCGGCGAGCGGCGGCGCTTCGACCTCGATCACTCCGTCGCCGGCTCGGCGCCCGCCGAACTCCAGCACGGCCGCGACCAGCGCATCGATGTCGGTCTCGTCGGTGCGGTGATTGACGATCGCGGCGCGGATCGCGAACTTGCCGTCCAGCGTCGTGCTCGACGGGGCCGCGACACCGGCCTCCTGGATGTCGGCGACGATCTCGCGATTGACCGCATCATCGGCGCGGTAGCGGAAGCAGACGATGTTGAGATTGACCGGCGCCAGCAATTCCAGCCGCGGCTCGGCGACAATGCGCGCCTCCAGATATTTCGCGAGCGCGCAGCTTCGCGCGACCACCGCACCGAGCCGATCGGTGCCGAACGTCTTCAACGTGAACCAGGTCTTCAGCGCACGGAAGCCGCGCGACAGATCTGGACCGAGATCGCAGGGCCAGACTGCGCCCGCCGCAAGTCCCCTCGCCTCGCGGCGCAGATAGGCCGCGGGCTGTGCAAAAGCCTGCCGGTGCTGCTCGCCGTCACGCACCAGCAGGAAGCCGGCATCGTAGGGCACCTGCCCCCATTTGTGGAAGTCGAGCGCGATGGAATCCGCAAGCTCGATGCCGCCGAGCAGCGGCGCGAGTTCAGGCGAGAGGATGGCGAGCGCACCGAAGGCGCCGTCGACGTGAAACCAGATCCCTTCCTCGTGGCACAGCTCCGCGACTGCCTTGAGATCGTCGATCGCGCCGACATCGACCGTGCCGGCAGACGCGACCACCAGGAACGGCTTGAAGCCGACCTCGCGGTCAATAGCGATCTGCGCGCGCAACGCGGCAACATCGATGCGATGATCGGCATCGACACCGATCTTGCGCAGCGCATCCGTGCCGAACCCGGCAATGTCCATCGCCCTCGAGATGCAGCCATGTGCGGCGTGCGACGTATAGGCCGTGAGCACCGCGCCGTCATTGCCGAGGCCGTGTTGCCGCGCCAGCGTGCCGAGCGCGTTCGTACGGGCCACCAGCACCGCCATCAGATTGGCCATCGACGTGCCCGTGACGAAGATGCCGCTCGCACTATCCGGAAAGCCGAACAGGCAGCGCATCCACGCCACGATCTGGCGCTCGACCTCGATCGGCATGTGGTCGCGTCCGCCGAGATTGGCATTGAGGCCGGCTGCGAGCATTTCCGCGAGCATGCCGACCGCGGTGCCGCCGCCATGGACCCAGCCCATGAAGCCTGGATGGACGTTGCCGGTCGCATAGGGTGCGACATGCTCGCTGAATTCGCGATAGACGTCGGCGAGATCGTTTGCCTCGCGCGGCACGTCGGCCTTCAACGCCGCACGGGTCGCATCGGGGATCGGCTGCCACACCGGGCGCGCACGAACATTGGCGATGCCGTCAATCGCATCATCGAGCATACGATGAGCCAGTGCACGCAACTCGCTCCAGTCCTGCGGGTCGAGCGAGCTGTGGGTGACGGAGCTTTGCGCGTTACGGATGATCTCGTTCATGTCGCGCTTCCCTCGCCCGCTCGTGCATGCCGCGACAGCATCGCCGTGAACGCCGCAAATATCTTGCGCATCTGCGGCGGCTTGTACGGAAACACGACCGGCGAATCCATGTTGTGCACGACGGCGGTATTGTCGGCCTCGAACACCAGGAGCTCGCCATTCTGGTTCTCGGCGCAATCGACAATGAAATAGTCGAGGCCGACGCGCCTGCTCAGCTCATCGAGCGCGTGCTCGTGCCGAGCTGCGAAGGCGTGATCGAAGTCGAGCATGAAGACGGCCTCTTCAGCCCGCTTCTCCTCGCTGAACGCCATGTAGGCGTTGAGGTACCAGATGTCCCAGCGATCGGCGATCGCCATGTGGCAGGCGTAAGGTTTGCCGTCGACCATGGCGAGACGATATTTGCGGTAGAGTCCGTCGGGGCTGGCATAGTCGACGAAGCGTGCGACGAAGAAATCCTGCTCTTTGCGTGCGGCGAGATAGGCCTCGAGCGCCGCCGCGTCGTCGAGCTTCGCGAGCCCGACGCCGGCATGTGAGCCGCGCGGCCGCGCGATCATCGGAAAGTGCAATTCGTTCGCGATCGTCCCGCAGGCGATCCGCCCCTGCGCGAGATCCGACAATTGCGTGCGCGTAGCGTGGACGGTCGCGGGAATGTCGAGGCCGGGCACGCCCGCCAGCAGCCGATACAGCTTGTCGCGATCGAGGTTGCCGATCAGATCGGGGCGATTGAGCAGCGGACGGGGCCAGTGTGGCGCGGCCTTCTCGATCAGCGCGAGCGCGTCCCGGCACTCCTCCGAGTCGGACGCAACCACGATCGCAACGTCGTGGTCGGGCAAGCTCTCGGGCAGACCGACGCCCTTGACCACGTAGAGCGTCAACAGCTCGATGTCGGAGCCTTCGAGCAGGAAATCGATCGGCGTGTTGCCGCCCATGTCGATGTCGGCCGCAAGCGCGAGCAAGCGCAAGCCCGGCTTCGCGGCCGCGCTCGGCGTACGAAACAACTGATGGAAGGTGAGCACCTCCGACTGGATCGCAAGCCCCGCCTCCTTGTCGCCAAGGAGCTGGACGATCAGCGACAGATCGAGACCCTCGCCCGCCTGCGCCGTCCC
It encodes:
- a CDS encoding pyridoxal phosphate-dependent decarboxylase family protein; translation: MNEIIRNAQSSVTHSSLDPQDWSELRALAHRMLDDAIDGIANVRARPVWQPIPDATRAALKADVPREANDLADVYREFSEHVAPYATGNVHPGFMGWVHGGGTAVGMLAEMLAAGLNANLGGRDHMPIEVERQIVAWMRCLFGFPDSASGIFVTGTSMANLMAVLVARTNALGTLARQHGLGNDGAVLTAYTSHAAHGCISRAMDIAGFGTDALRKIGVDADHRIDVAALRAQIAIDREVGFKPFLVVASAGTVDVGAIDDLKAVAELCHEEGIWFHVDGAFGALAILSPELAPLLGGIELADSIALDFHKWGQVPYDAGFLLVRDGEQHRQAFAQPAAYLRREARGLAAGAVWPCDLGPDLSRGFRALKTWFTLKTFGTDRLGAVVARSCALAKYLEARIVAEPRLELLAPVNLNIVCFRYRADDAVNREIVADIQEAGVAAPSSTTLDGKFAIRAAIVNHRTDETDIDALVAAVLEFGGRRAGDGVIEVEAPPLAAQ
- a CDS encoding ATP-grasp domain-containing protein, whose amino-acid sequence is MQQPVSAANYADRIGFAQLTRQAFEGVDLQPLRDQLVVRITEGTAQAGEGLDLSLIVQLLGDKEAGLAIQSEVLTFHQLFRTPSAAAKPGLRLLALAADIDMGGNTPIDFLLEGSDIELLTLYVVKGVGLPESLPDHDVAIVVASDSEECRDALALIEKAAPHWPRPLLNRPDLIGNLDRDKLYRLLAGVPGLDIPATVHATRTQLSDLAQGRIACGTIANELHFPMIARPRGSHAGVGLAKLDDAAALEAYLAARKEQDFFVARFVDYASPDGLYRKYRLAMVDGKPYACHMAIADRWDIWYLNAYMAFSEEKRAEEAVFMLDFDHAFAARHEHALDELSRRVGLDYFIVDCAENQNGELLVFEADNTAVVHNMDSPVVFPYKPPQMRKIFAAFTAMLSRHARAGEGSAT